Proteins encoded in a region of the Planococcus shixiaomingii genome:
- the veg gene encoding biofilm formation stimulator Veg produces the protein MPKTLADIKKSLDLHVGKRLLLKANGGRKKTVERSGILRETYHSVFVIELDQDEHAFERVSYSYADILTEAVEITVEEGTADELVVK, from the coding sequence ATGCCCAAAACTTTGGCGGATATTAAAAAATCGTTGGATCTACATGTAGGAAAACGATTGCTTTTGAAGGCAAACGGAGGACGTAAAAAAACGGTCGAGCGCAGTGGAATTTTGCGTGAAACGTATCACTCCGTGTTCGTGATTGAACTAGATCAAGATGAGCATGCATTTGAACGTGTGTCTTACAGCTACGCAGATATTTTAACAGAAGCAGTGGAAATTACTGTAGAAGAAGGAACAGCAGACGAACTTGTTGTTAAATAA
- the ispE gene encoding 4-(cytidine 5'-diphospho)-2-C-methyl-D-erythritol kinase yields the protein MLYVKAPAKINLTLDVLYKRPDNYHEIEMIMTTVDLSDRIGLMGTAKGIHIESADRFVPNDSRNLAYQAAQIVKDTYNISTGVIIHLDKQIPVAAGLAGGSSDAAATLKGLNKLWQLNLSLDELAELGAKIGSDVSFCVYGGTALAKGRGEIIQQLPTPPNCWVILAKPTIGVSTADVYGAFDPAKAEHPNTQQMIKALETSDYDAMCANLGNALESVTLNLYPEVAQIKEQMKKFGADAVLMSGSGPTVFGLVHQEARIPRIYNGLRGFCSEVYAVRLIGEREPLA from the coding sequence ATGCTCTACGTGAAGGCGCCTGCCAAAATCAATTTAACATTGGACGTACTATATAAGCGTCCAGACAACTACCATGAAATTGAAATGATCATGACAACCGTTGATTTGTCTGACCGCATCGGGTTAATGGGGACGGCAAAAGGAATACATATCGAATCGGCTGATCGTTTTGTACCAAACGATTCCCGAAACTTGGCTTACCAAGCCGCTCAGATTGTGAAAGATACATATAACATTTCAACTGGTGTCATTATCCATTTAGATAAACAAATTCCTGTGGCTGCCGGACTGGCCGGAGGAAGCAGTGATGCAGCCGCTACTTTAAAAGGGTTGAACAAGTTATGGCAGCTGAATTTATCATTGGATGAACTGGCAGAACTAGGCGCTAAAATTGGCTCAGATGTTTCTTTTTGCGTATACGGGGGAACAGCTCTAGCAAAAGGGCGCGGCGAGATTATCCAACAATTGCCTACGCCGCCAAATTGCTGGGTCATTCTGGCGAAGCCGACAATCGGTGTTTCTACCGCTGACGTATATGGCGCCTTTGACCCTGCCAAAGCTGAGCACCCGAACACCCAGCAAATGATCAAAGCACTTGAAACAAGCGATTACGACGCTATGTGCGCCAACCTTGGCAACGCGCTTGAAAGCGTCACGCTGAACCTTTACCCGGAAGTTGCCCAGATCAAAGAGCAAATGAAGAAATTCGGCGCTGATGCCGTGTTGATGAGCGGCAGCGGCCCTACCGTATTTGGCCTAGTACATCAAGAAGCCCGCATACCTCGAATTTATAATGGCCTAAGAGGCTTTTGCTCTGAAGTATATGCCGTGCGCCTTATCGGCGAACGGGAGCCCCTTGCCTAA
- a CDS encoding ribose-phosphate diphosphokinase produces the protein MSYQNTDNKLKIFSLNSNPQLAEEIAQNVGIPLGKSSVTKFSDGEIQINIEESIRGCDVFIVQSTSEPVNENLMELLIMVDAVKRASARTVNVVIPYYGYARQDRKARSREPITAKLVANLLETAGVTRAIVLDLHAPQIQGFFDILIDHLLAVPLLSEYFINDSGIDLSNVIIVSPDHGGVTRARKMADRLKAPIAIIDKRRPRPNVSEVMNIIGNVDGKTAIIIDDIIDTAGTMSLAASALIESGAKEVYACCTHPVLSGPAVGRINDSVIKELVITNSIALPESKKSPKIKQLSVAKLLAETIVRVHEQKSVSTLFD, from the coding sequence ATGAGTTATCAAAATACAGACAATAAATTAAAAATCTTTTCATTGAATTCGAATCCACAGCTTGCAGAAGAAATTGCACAGAACGTAGGCATTCCTCTTGGGAAAAGTTCTGTAACAAAATTCAGTGACGGCGAAATCCAAATCAATATCGAAGAAAGTATTCGCGGATGCGATGTTTTCATCGTGCAATCGACTTCTGAACCAGTCAATGAAAACTTGATGGAGCTATTGATTATGGTAGATGCGGTAAAACGTGCGTCTGCTCGCACAGTCAATGTGGTAATTCCTTATTACGGCTATGCACGCCAAGACCGAAAAGCCCGTTCACGTGAACCTATCACAGCGAAGCTTGTTGCGAATTTATTGGAAACAGCGGGAGTGACTCGTGCAATTGTATTGGATTTGCATGCTCCTCAAATTCAAGGATTTTTTGATATTTTGATTGACCATCTATTGGCAGTGCCTCTTCTTTCCGAGTACTTCATAAATGATAGCGGCATTGATTTGTCTAACGTCATCATCGTTTCGCCAGACCACGGCGGGGTAACTCGTGCGCGGAAAATGGCGGATCGCTTGAAAGCGCCGATTGCTATTATTGATAAACGCCGACCGCGTCCGAACGTTTCAGAAGTGATGAACATTATCGGGAATGTTGACGGAAAAACGGCTATCATCATTGACGACATCATTGATACTGCAGGCACGATGTCTCTTGCAGCAAGTGCCTTGATTGAAAGCGGAGCGAAAGAAGTTTACGCATGCTGTACACACCCGGTTCTTTCAGGTCCGGCAGTTGGCCGCATCAACGATTCGGTAATCAAGGAATTGGTTATCACCAATTCAATCGCATTGCCGGAAAGCAAGAAATCTCCAAAAATCAAACAATTGTCTGTAGCGAAGTTATTGGCTGAAACCATTGTTCGCGTACATGAACAAAAATCTGTCAGCACTCTTTTTGATTGA
- a CDS encoding RidA family protein has product MKYVATDKAPAAIGPYSQGIISGKLFYSSGQIPLTPSGDLVMGTIEEQTHQVFANLQAVLEEAGTSLDRVIKTTVFIKNMDDFAALNEVYASYFGEHKPARSTVEVARLPKDAKVEIEVIAKIKK; this is encoded by the coding sequence ATGAAATACGTAGCTACAGACAAAGCGCCAGCGGCAATCGGCCCTTATTCGCAAGGAATCATTTCGGGTAAACTGTTTTACAGCTCGGGGCAAATTCCTTTGACCCCATCAGGCGATCTTGTAATGGGAACCATCGAAGAACAAACCCATCAAGTGTTTGCTAATTTGCAAGCTGTTTTGGAAGAAGCCGGTACTTCTCTTGATCGCGTCATCAAAACGACGGTTTTTATTAAAAACATGGACGATTTTGCTGCTTTGAACGAAGTATATGCTTCTTACTTCGGCGAACACAAACCAGCCCGTTCTACAGTAGAAGTAGCCCGTTTGCCAAAAGATGCAAAAGTGGAAATTGAAGTCATAGCAAAAATAAAAAAGTAA
- the rnmV gene encoding ribonuclease M5 produces MKISEFIVVEGKDDTVAVKRAVEADTIETNGSALSSETLQRIAHAQKKRGVIVFTDPDYPGRRIRAIIEEHVPAVKHAFLAKEKTIAKNGKGLGIEHACDDDIREALSKVYTPLEKEQAVEITMEDLIVARLVAHPQSKQRRTQIGNELQIGYTNGKQLEKRLHMFGISKSQFIEAVHAINQEELS; encoded by the coding sequence ATGAAAATAAGTGAGTTTATAGTCGTAGAAGGCAAAGACGACACGGTCGCGGTTAAACGGGCCGTTGAAGCCGATACAATTGAAACCAATGGATCTGCCCTATCATCGGAAACTTTACAGCGAATTGCCCACGCTCAAAAAAAGCGGGGAGTGATTGTTTTTACCGATCCTGATTATCCGGGAAGACGAATCCGTGCTATTATTGAAGAACATGTGCCTGCGGTCAAGCATGCGTTTTTGGCAAAAGAAAAGACGATTGCCAAGAACGGAAAAGGGCTTGGAATTGAGCATGCTTGTGATGACGATATTCGAGAAGCTTTATCGAAAGTTTATACGCCTCTTGAAAAAGAGCAGGCTGTTGAAATTACGATGGAAGACTTGATCGTTGCCCGCTTAGTTGCCCACCCACAATCTAAGCAGCGCCGGACGCAAATAGGAAATGAATTGCAAATTGGTTACACCAACGGAAAACAGCTCGAAAAACGGCTTCATATGTTTGGCATTTCCAAGAGCCAATTTATCGAAGCGGTGCATGCGATAAATCAGGAGGAACTTTCATGA
- the spoVG gene encoding septation regulator SpoVG, with translation MEVTDVRLRRVQTDGRMRAIASITLDNEFVVHDIRVIDGNEGLFVAMPSKRTPDGEFRDIAHPINSATRSKFQEAVLAAYEQSENDPVFEEASV, from the coding sequence ATGGAAGTAACAGATGTGAGATTAAGACGCGTACAGACAGATGGCCGCATGAGGGCAATCGCTTCTATCACATTAGACAATGAATTTGTCGTGCATGATATTCGTGTTATCGATGGTAATGAGGGCTTATTTGTAGCAATGCCGAGCAAACGAACGCCTGACGGAGAATTCCGGGATATTGCCCATCCAATCAACTCAGCTACACGCAGCAAATTTCAAGAAGCGGTTTTAGCTGCATATGAACAAAGTGAAAATGACCCGGTTTTCGAAGAAGCCAGCGTTTAA
- a CDS encoding 50S ribosomal protein L25/general stress protein Ctc has product MTGKITAQKREAGKPHSALTDLRSKGEVPGVVYGYQVETTPLTVSEIDLIKTLRESGRNGVINLEVDGKTINVVLSDYQTDALKGSFKHVDFLAVNMSDELEVSVAVHTLGESAGEKESGVLNQPNREVTIKVKPADIPDALEVDVTTLAIGDHITVGDIRQTVSYEILEDDDFILVSITAPRTDEELESLETPVDEGAEPEVIGDDAEGKEKEA; this is encoded by the coding sequence ATGACTGGAAAAATAACGGCACAAAAAAGAGAAGCAGGAAAACCGCATTCGGCATTGACCGATTTGCGCAGTAAAGGCGAGGTCCCAGGCGTCGTCTATGGCTATCAAGTAGAGACTACACCACTAACGGTTTCTGAAATTGATTTGATCAAAACATTGCGTGAATCAGGACGCAACGGGGTCATCAATTTGGAAGTAGACGGAAAAACGATTAATGTGGTATTAAGCGATTATCAGACAGACGCATTAAAAGGCAGCTTTAAGCATGTCGATTTTCTGGCAGTCAATATGTCTGATGAGCTGGAAGTTTCAGTAGCTGTCCATACACTTGGCGAGTCTGCCGGTGAAAAAGAAAGCGGCGTCTTGAACCAGCCAAACCGTGAAGTTACGATTAAAGTAAAACCAGCGGATATTCCAGATGCTTTAGAAGTTGATGTGACCACTCTTGCAATTGGCGATCACATTACAGTGGGCGACATTCGCCAAACAGTATCGTATGAAATTTTGGAAGACGATGACTTTATCTTAGTTTCCATTACAGCACCACGTACAGATGAAGAACTTGAAAGCCTTGAAACGCCTGTTGACGAAGGCGCTGAGCCAGAAGTAATCGGCGATGACGCAGAAGGCAAAGAAAAAGAAGCATAA
- the pth gene encoding aminoacyl-tRNA hydrolase: protein MKLIIGLGNPGKTYAGTRHNIGFEVVDFLADKWNAPLTQSKFKGMYSIIHRPEGKAMLLKPLTYMNLSGECVGALMDYYDIAIEDVVVIYDDLDLPTGQLRLRQKGSAGGHNGIKSLIQHLGTQQFNRLRIGIDRPPAGMKVPDYVLSRFSKVEATEVDEAVRKSAEAIEFWLAKPFIEVMTKFNGT, encoded by the coding sequence ATGAAATTAATAATTGGACTAGGGAATCCTGGCAAAACCTATGCCGGGACACGGCACAATATCGGCTTCGAAGTGGTGGATTTTCTGGCAGACAAATGGAATGCTCCTTTGACGCAATCGAAGTTTAAAGGTATGTATTCCATTATCCATCGGCCAGAAGGGAAAGCCATGCTTTTAAAGCCGCTTACTTATATGAATTTATCTGGCGAATGTGTGGGGGCTTTGATGGATTATTACGATATCGCTATTGAAGATGTCGTGGTTATTTATGATGATTTGGATTTGCCGACTGGCCAGCTCCGGCTGCGGCAAAAAGGCAGTGCTGGCGGCCATAACGGCATTAAGTCGCTCATCCAGCATTTGGGCACGCAGCAGTTTAACCGGCTGCGCATTGGCATTGACCGGCCGCCGGCAGGCATGAAAGTACCGGATTATGTTTTGTCGCGGTTTTCAAAAGTGGAAGCTACGGAAGTGGACGAGGCAGTCAGAAAAAGCGCAGAAGCGATTGAATTCTGGCTGGCGAAACCGTTCATAGAAGTCATGACTAAGTTTAACGGGACATAA
- the glmU gene encoding bifunctional UDP-N-acetylglucosamine diphosphorylase/glucosamine-1-phosphate N-acetyltransferase GlmU: MNTYAVILAAGQGTRMKSKLYKVLHPVCGMPMVEHVTTNVSQLGVEKIVTIVGHGAEKVQEQLGSRSEYALQEEQLGTAHAVQQAASLIEGKSGTTLVVCGDTPLIRPETMQALLDHHAATKAKATILTAIADNPTGYGRILRSEAGSVEKIVEQKDASPEEQLVKEINTGTYCFDNEALFEALKLVSNDNVQGEYYLPDVIEILQKQGEIVAAFATDSFEETLGVNDRVALSEAERILRARIAEKHMRAGVTLIDPATTYISAQAEIGADTIIQPNVVIEGNTKIGEDCFISSGTTISNSIIGDRTTVRSSHVYDSTVGEDVAVGPFAHLRPQSNLGNDVKIGNFVEVKKSSLGNGSKVSHLSYIGDAEVGTNVNIGCGTITVNYDGKNKYLTKIEDDSFIGCNSNLIAPVTIGKGSYVAAGSTISKNVPSDSLAIARARQENKEGYATKLNGKK, from the coding sequence ATGAATACATATGCAGTAATTTTAGCAGCAGGCCAGGGAACGCGCATGAAGTCAAAACTTTATAAAGTGCTTCACCCTGTATGCGGCATGCCGATGGTTGAACATGTAACTACCAATGTCAGCCAGCTTGGTGTGGAAAAAATCGTCACTATCGTTGGCCATGGCGCTGAAAAAGTTCAAGAACAATTAGGTTCGAGAAGTGAATATGCGCTGCAAGAAGAGCAATTAGGAACAGCGCATGCCGTCCAACAAGCAGCTTCGCTGATTGAAGGGAAATCAGGAACGACATTGGTCGTTTGTGGAGATACACCGCTTATCCGTCCAGAGACCATGCAGGCATTGCTTGATCATCATGCAGCAACAAAGGCAAAAGCTACAATCTTAACTGCTATTGCTGACAATCCGACGGGATATGGCCGCATTTTGCGCAGCGAAGCAGGAAGTGTCGAAAAAATTGTTGAGCAAAAAGATGCGTCTCCTGAGGAGCAACTGGTGAAAGAAATCAATACCGGAACATATTGCTTTGACAACGAAGCTCTGTTTGAAGCGCTGAAGCTGGTATCGAATGATAATGTGCAAGGCGAGTATTACTTGCCGGATGTTATCGAGATTTTGCAAAAACAGGGTGAAATCGTAGCTGCTTTTGCAACAGACAGTTTTGAGGAAACTCTTGGCGTTAATGACCGCGTTGCCTTAAGCGAAGCAGAACGCATTTTGCGTGCACGAATTGCTGAAAAACATATGCGCGCTGGCGTCACACTTATCGACCCGGCTACCACGTATATTAGCGCTCAAGCAGAAATTGGCGCTGATACCATTATTCAACCAAATGTTGTGATTGAAGGCAATACGAAAATTGGGGAAGATTGCTTTATTTCTTCTGGCACGACGATCTCCAATAGCATCATTGGCGACCGCACAACCGTACGTTCTTCTCATGTCTATGACAGCACAGTGGGAGAAGACGTGGCAGTAGGGCCGTTCGCTCACCTTCGCCCACAAAGTAACTTGGGGAACGACGTGAAAATCGGCAATTTTGTCGAAGTGAAAAAATCGTCGCTTGGCAATGGCAGCAAAGTTTCTCATCTAAGTTACATTGGCGATGCAGAAGTTGGCACGAATGTGAACATTGGCTGCGGCACCATTACCGTCAACTATGATGGCAAAAACAAATACTTAACGAAGATTGAAGATGACTCATTTATCGGCTGCAACTCGAATCTGATTGCACCGGTTACCATCGGCAAAGGATCTTATGTAGCTGCAGGCTCCACCATTTCAAAAAATGTACCAAGTGATTCATTAGCAATCGCACGCGCTCGCCAGGAAAATAAAGAAGGCTATGCTACCAAATTAAACGGTAAAAAATAG
- the rsmA gene encoding 16S rRNA (adenine(1518)-N(6)/adenine(1519)-N(6))-dimethyltransferase RsmA — MTKDIATPLRTQEIMAKHGLTVKKSLGQNFLIDPNILRKIVGKANLTKQSAAIEVGPGIGALTEHLAREAGKVLAFEIDQRLLPVLEDTLSPYDNVSIIHSDILKADVEAAIKEELAGYEDIMVVANLPYYVTTPIILKLLLEKLPIKGLVVMLQKEVAERITAKPGTKAYGSLSIAIQYYTEAEMALTVPKSVFLPQPNVDSAVIRMIKRPQPLVEVIDEDFFFTVTRSSFAQRRKTILNNLQVGMPQGKEKKELILKALAEAEIDPTRRGETLSIEEFGHLANKLHAYFK, encoded by the coding sequence ATGACTAAAGATATTGCCACGCCACTGCGCACCCAAGAAATAATGGCGAAACACGGTTTAACCGTAAAGAAAAGCTTGGGACAAAACTTTTTGATCGATCCCAATATTTTACGGAAAATCGTCGGGAAAGCGAATTTGACGAAACAATCCGCGGCCATCGAAGTAGGCCCGGGAATCGGGGCATTAACGGAACATTTGGCGCGAGAAGCAGGAAAAGTGCTGGCTTTTGAGATTGATCAGCGCTTGTTGCCGGTATTAGAAGATACACTGTCACCTTACGATAATGTCTCCATCATTCATTCGGATATTTTAAAAGCCGATGTTGAAGCAGCCATCAAAGAAGAATTGGCTGGCTATGAAGATATTATGGTAGTGGCGAACTTGCCCTATTACGTGACCACGCCGATTATTTTGAAACTTTTGCTGGAGAAGTTGCCGATCAAAGGCTTAGTGGTCATGCTTCAAAAAGAAGTGGCAGAACGGATTACCGCCAAACCGGGCACCAAGGCGTACGGTTCTTTATCCATTGCCATTCAATACTACACAGAGGCCGAGATGGCTTTAACGGTTCCAAAATCTGTTTTTCTTCCACAGCCGAATGTCGATTCTGCTGTTATCCGGATGATCAAACGGCCACAGCCGTTAGTAGAAGTCATCGACGAAGATTTCTTTTTCACGGTGACGCGCAGTTCATTTGCCCAGCGCCGCAAGACAATCTTAAACAATTTGCAAGTGGGTATGCCACAAGGCAAAGAAAAGAAAGAGCTGATCTTGAAAGCGCTGGCTGAAGCAGAAATTGATCCGACACGCCGTGGGGAAACCTTATCCATCGAAGAATTTGGCCATCTGGCAAATAAACTTCACGCATATTTCAAATAA
- the purR gene encoding pur operon repressor: MKWKRSERLVDMTHHLLEHPHKLIPLTYFSDLYQSAKSSISEDLGIVKETFEEKGIGLLLTVPGAAGGVKYVPKLHVDEIKTIMNELMDELSHSDRLLPGGYLYMTDVLGNPSMMNRVGKVFATAFANEKIDVIMTVATKGIPIAHAIARHLNVPVVIVRRDSKVTEGSTVSINYVSGSSRRIQTMVLSKRSMKSGQRVLITDDFMKVGGTMNGMKNLLEEFECTLAGVAVLVEAEHADERLVEKYLSLVKLHEVSEKERTIALEEGNYFSNGGY, encoded by the coding sequence ATGAAGTGGAAGCGAAGCGAACGATTAGTTGACATGACCCATCATTTGTTGGAACATCCCCATAAACTAATTCCGCTTACTTATTTTTCGGATTTGTACCAATCTGCTAAGTCCTCCATAAGCGAAGACTTGGGAATCGTGAAAGAAACTTTTGAAGAAAAAGGTATTGGTCTCTTGCTAACCGTACCGGGAGCGGCGGGCGGAGTGAAATATGTTCCTAAACTTCATGTGGATGAAATTAAAACCATTATGAACGAATTGATGGATGAGCTAAGCCATTCGGATCGATTGTTGCCAGGCGGCTATCTTTATATGACAGATGTGCTCGGCAATCCGAGCATGATGAATCGGGTTGGCAAAGTATTTGCCACGGCATTTGCCAACGAGAAAATCGACGTCATCATGACAGTAGCCACCAAGGGCATACCGATTGCCCATGCAATTGCCCGGCATTTGAATGTTCCGGTCGTTATTGTGCGGCGGGACAGCAAAGTGACGGAAGGTTCCACTGTGAGCATCAATTATGTTTCTGGTTCTTCGCGGCGCATCCAAACCATGGTATTGTCAAAACGAAGCATGAAAAGCGGCCAGCGCGTTCTGATCACCGATGATTTCATGAAAGTTGGCGGCACCATGAATGGCATGAAAAACTTGCTGGAAGAATTTGAGTGCACGCTTGCCGGCGTGGCCGTTCTAGTTGAAGCGGAACATGCGGACGAACGGCTTGTCGAAAAGTATTTATCGCTTGTAAAATTGCATGAAGTGAGTGAAAAAGAACGCACCATTGCTTTAGAAGAAGGAAACTACTTTTCTAACGGAGGTTATTAG